In the Andrena cerasifolii isolate SP2316 chromosome 3, iyAndCera1_principal, whole genome shotgun sequence genome, GGTAGCTTTCATTAAACCGGACACGTCGACCGTGATATTTGTATTGTCAGAGAAGTTGATTAACAGTGTCACTATTTCATTCGAGCTGCGTCGCACGACCGCAAGTACATTCGTGTTCAATACAGCTGTCTCTAAGTCGCCATTCTTTAGCGCGTCGGTTTTTCGCAAGCTCGTCAGTGCCGTGTAAAGTTTATAGTGAGACTCGGCGTCGGTCTTCTCTTGCGCCAGATTCACCGTTGTGTACTTCGAGTGAACGGGCAGCCATGTAGTACTATTCGTACTGAATCCTGTTCAACGCAAGTAACGTTAACGAACGATAGAACGCTCCCCTTCTGCGCAGGGTGTTTCAGAAGGGGTTAGTTAAGACCGTTACTCTTCCAAAATACCATTTAACTTGGTATATTCATGCCGTTTATTTTCACccttttggaacaccctgtacaaggATATTCGAATCATACACAGTAATACACTGTGTCGAGTTCGTACGGAGTATTGATACGCTTTGCTCGAGGTCAGCAGAATGGCAGATAAAGGAGTTCTTTCGATTCTATTTTCTAGACGTGAACACTACAGATCAAAGTAACCGTGAAGTCAGAAACTAAATTCTAGGGTGTCAGATGAATGGGGATGATGTCCACTTGCGTTGCGGAAATACGTGTACAAGCAACCATTCCGTGGAAAAGTGTAAAGCATCGTCACGCCGTTTCCTTATTCCCGAGGAATCGCGTGAATCGCGGAAAGTGTCGCATGTATCGAAGCCAAGGGTATGTTAAAATTTTTCGTCTGCCCACCTGCGCTTGTTGTGTTATTCCATTGGAACGGTGTTCGGCAACCATCGCGAAAATCGTATATTCTGAGCGTAGTGTTGTCCTCCATACCGATTTCCTCCCCGTAATACGTCACCGCCACACCGGGCAAAATCATCGCCAACATCGTCATCTGATCTGCCCTGCCGGGATAGCGGGTGGCGAGACGTACCCGATCGTGATTCCCCATCTATCGAAACCCATTATTAGTGTTCCAAATGCACATTTACGCGTGGCGCATGTGTAAACATTGAATTTTGCTTCGCTCGAGATTTCTGCACTTGGGGACTTTGCAGCAAGATGGGTGCAGCtctatctttaccaacttcgaattTAGAAAGAACTGTTCATAAAATCAGTGCTTTGACTTAGCATTAAAATGAgtacactaattgaaaaatatatattttcacacaataagtaataGTTAttgaattgttaaatttttatttctacttttggcgaaaaaatattctataataaaaatattaatatagtaatattaatatagaaatattaatatagaaatattaatattaatatagtaatattaatatagaaatattaatattaatatagtaatattaatatagaaatattaatatagaaatagtaatattaatatagaaatattagtattaatatagtaatattaatattaatatctagAAATCTCGGAAAGCTAGAAAGCTCGAAATCTAGAAAAGCTATCTATAATATAGAAATACTAAAAtttctatgtttatttatttgcaacaaatcACTCATTTGTTATCAGATTTGCGGCGTAGAATTCTGTGTACGTATATTACGCATCATAACTCCAAAACTGTCGCAAATGCAGCTGCACCCCTTTTCCTGCAAGGTCTTCAATATTgtattatacatatttcgatCGCTCGAGCATCAGATGTGAATCCTAGAAATTTCATTAGTGGTGGTGATCTTATTGTCAGCCATCTGCTGTGCCACCACTTCAATCCCCCCTTTTTCGAAGCTCTCTTTTCTTCGCTTCAATTATCCAATTTTAGAGACTACCTCGAGATAAGCATTTTCCAATCAGAACCATCAGTCCAATTCCAGTGGCAAAGTTTTTAAGTTCACCTTCTGGTCGAAGGTTCTCTCTAGTTGAAGGTTCCCTACCCCATTTTGAAGCAACGCTTTAAAGGTCAGCCAATTTCGAGCGCCCCAAAGCTTATTGCTAGActaaaaaagttactttatctTTCGTGTCCGTTTTGTTCGAAATTCGACAGTTTCTTAAGTTCCCAGTACTGTCCCCCATAGAAGTTTGGAAAATGAGAAATAACAAATATGAATACGTCTCCAGAGTTCGACTGTAACACGATCGAAAATGCCTGACCTTtgatttcgttaaaaatatgaGCTTTTAAGCAGACTCTACGTACCACCCAATTCGGCACTTTGTCCTTTGGCATCATTGTTATCCACTTTTGGATGAGGTCGTGAAAGTTAGTGGCCGTTGAATCGGCATTCGCGTCCGTTATGAACTTGAAGTTGAACGGCACGTTCGAGCCATGGTGGTAGTATTTTATCGTGTTTTCCCAACTGGTGTATGCCTCCGTCATTATCACCTGTATTTGCGAAACGAGtaccattaatattaatatcggtTATTATGGAAATGGCGTTTATCGAAACTGCAACTAAGTAGTAATCGATGTTCAGAACTCCCGCGATAATTTGTTTCCGCATCACGGCTTCCACCTATCAGACGTATTTTTTTGCTGGAAGCCGATTGTGTTAACAGATAACACTATTATCGATCATCCTGCCGTGGAAAGCTAAGGAAAAGAatgatacaaacaaaaaatcacCGTTTTCATTGCTTGTCGCTTCAAGAGTACTCAATCGATAAACAACCGTTCCCGTTAATGTCGTAACATCAACGATATCGTTAATATCGAAATGTCGTGTGCCATTAAAACAAGATCTTGAATTAATCTGATCATTCCAGTCAGCGTTGCACAATATACCCGCCGTCTTCTCACCAGGGGTTCAATGAAACTGTTCACTTTTATGAATAAAAGTTATTCACGGGACTTTTAACTTTCAAATCGTTTCTTTTCTGTcttaagttaactttgtacattaacactttaactctggTGTAAGAGTTcggttttaacagttattttatgttcggttaataaaagttctggaggatcatatacttttgaacagatatttaagggtaaaatGTTAaagataagaatatttttataattactgttatttaaggaattggaagcaggataaatatagaagtgaaagcaaatttgatttttatacagttatTTTCACGGAACGGTTTAAGGTTGAACTTCAGATCTATCCACCCCACAAAATTTCCAGGAAATCTGCATgtcacaactttaactttttcagagcAGAATAAAAGCCACTGTATAACAAGAACTTTGTTCtactttcaaaaaaataaaactttctcaTTTACACAGAAATGTGTGCAACAAAAGTTAATGCACTGCATTTTATAACTGCTTTCTCTGAACAGAGAAGATAATTgtcataaaatagttatttcataattaattgaaaatttcaacagtttcattcgacccctgctTCTCACCTTTTCGTCCTGTCCAGTTTGGTTCGCGTATTCGTCCACGAATACTCGCCAGCTGTTCACCAAGTCGTAAGTTTTAGGCTGGTCTTTCGTGAGGGTGTGATTCAGGTTAGCGTGCAGGCTTACATCAACGTTCGGTATATCAAATACAGGCTCGTCTTGCGTGACGTTGCTTTCGAACAAATGTGGCACGGCGTCTATACGGAATCCGTCTACTCCTTTATCCAACCAGAACTTCATCGTGTCCTAGGAAACGAAGGGAGAATAAGGAACACCGCGACAGTGGAAAAAGGACCGATGCGAAAGGTTTCGATGCACCCTCGAGTTAACAGCACTGGCGACGATAAAACGACAACGTTACCTTCATCTCGTCCTGTACATCCGGATTGTCGTAGTTCAAGTCGGGTTGCTGCTTATAGAATTGATGGAAATAGTATTGCTGTCGGACCTCGTGCCACGTCCAAGCTGAACCATTGAACACACTGACCCAGTTGTTTGGTGGTTGGCGTTTGTTATCCACCATTTTTCCATCAGACCAGATGTAATAATCTGCGTACTTCCCTGTCTTATTTATGCTCATTTGGAACCAATT is a window encoding:
- the Aglu2 gene encoding alpha glucosidase 2 → MRCIGYIAVLLLVAVALASAQMKNKGWWKDTVFYQIYPRSFKDDDGDGVGDLKGITKSLQHFKDSGVGAIWLSPINRSPMFDFGYDISDFKDIDKTFGTLNDFKNLVIAAKALGLKVILDLVPNHTSDQHNWFQMSINKTGKYADYYIWSDGKMVDNKRQPPNNWVSVFNGSAWTWHEVRQQYYFHQFYKQQPDLNYDNPDVQDEMKDTMKFWLDKGVDGFRIDAVPHLFESNVTQDEPVFDIPNVDVSLHANLNHTLTKDQPKTYDLVNSWRVFVDEYANQTGQDEKVIMTEAYTSWENTIKYYHHGSNVPFNFKFITDANADSTATNFHDLIQKWITMMPKDKVPNWVMGNHDRVRLATRYPGRADQMTMLAMILPGVAVTYYGEEIGMEDNTTLRIYDFRDGCRTPFQWNNTTSAGFSTNSTTWLPVHSKYTTVNLAQEKTDAESHYKLYTALTSLRKTDALKNGDLETAVLNTNVLAVVRRSSNEIVTLLINFSDNTNITVDVSGLMKATKAVTKMSNVGSNLSPDTPVNLKSVTVPAKVSVVLFSANGATPACVSILTVLFAAILSLLRS